Proteins found in one Amycolatopsis umgeniensis genomic segment:
- a CDS encoding sugar ABC transporter substrate-binding protein, with the protein MRKSRWIGVGLTVSALVLSGCSAGPAGTNVAQDTKAPLELWTRTTPGGAGEQATKRLAEAFEKATGFKVQVTAIFDDFETKLAQRAAQRDLPDIVMNDVTQVGTLKSQGLVREVEPGKIKHASELTEQALKSNQTPDGKLYGLPYSAQASALLIRKDWREKLGKAVPQSWAELADLAKAFTTGDPDGNGKNDTAGLTATLSTKRGYASWYFSNFLWAAGGDFITETGGGKYKPSMSTPESVAAVQYFRDLGCKDNVIQPGSVTMPTPATNETFEAGKAGMYVVGPYLLPRFDKSLGKDKYEVVPMPAGAKNSDVLAEGLSIYMMAGSPNQAGQDAFGDFAISTEGQKIGMEGESAFIVQLPVNKNVDITQVRSDPRWKTYAEIYAKSGHYAPSIPNWTPVRQDTADTVSALVADCKLDTKAELSKLDTKLTATLQQQGISAS; encoded by the coding sequence ATGCGGAAATCGCGGTGGATCGGCGTGGGACTCACTGTCTCAGCGCTGGTCCTTTCGGGCTGCTCGGCAGGCCCCGCCGGAACGAACGTCGCGCAGGACACCAAGGCACCCTTGGAACTGTGGACCCGGACGACCCCCGGCGGCGCCGGTGAGCAGGCCACCAAGCGGCTCGCGGAAGCCTTCGAGAAGGCCACCGGATTCAAGGTGCAGGTCACCGCGATCTTCGACGACTTCGAGACGAAGCTGGCCCAGCGCGCCGCCCAGCGCGACCTGCCCGACATCGTGATGAACGACGTCACGCAGGTCGGAACGCTGAAGAGCCAGGGTCTCGTCCGCGAGGTCGAGCCGGGCAAGATCAAGCACGCCTCGGAGCTCACCGAGCAGGCGCTGAAGTCGAACCAGACCCCCGACGGCAAGCTCTACGGCCTGCCCTACAGCGCCCAGGCCTCGGCGCTGCTGATCCGCAAGGACTGGCGGGAGAAGCTCGGCAAGGCCGTGCCGCAGAGCTGGGCCGAACTGGCGGACCTCGCCAAGGCCTTCACCACCGGCGACCCCGACGGCAACGGCAAGAACGACACCGCGGGACTGACCGCGACGCTGTCGACCAAGCGGGGCTACGCCTCCTGGTACTTCTCCAACTTCCTGTGGGCCGCGGGCGGCGACTTCATCACCGAGACCGGCGGCGGCAAGTACAAGCCGTCGATGAGCACGCCCGAATCCGTGGCCGCGGTGCAGTACTTCCGCGACCTCGGCTGCAAGGACAACGTGATCCAGCCCGGCTCGGTCACCATGCCGACCCCCGCGACCAACGAGACCTTCGAAGCGGGCAAGGCCGGGATGTACGTCGTCGGCCCGTACCTGCTGCCGCGTTTCGACAAGTCGCTCGGCAAGGACAAGTACGAGGTCGTCCCGATGCCGGCGGGCGCCAAGAACTCCGACGTCCTCGCCGAGGGACTCTCGATCTACATGATGGCGGGCTCGCCGAACCAGGCCGGGCAGGACGCGTTCGGTGACTTCGCGATCTCGACCGAAGGCCAGAAGATCGGCATGGAGGGCGAATCGGCCTTCATCGTGCAGCTCCCGGTGAACAAGAACGTCGACATCACCCAGGTCCGCTCGGACCCGCGATGGAAGACCTACGCCGAGATCTACGCCAAGTCCGGCCACTACGCGCCGTCCATCCCGAACTGGACGCCGGTCCGCCAGGACACCGCCGACACGGTCAGCGCGCTCGTCGCCGACTGCAAGCTCGACACCAAGGCGGAACTGTCCAAACTCGACACCAAGCTCACCGCGACCTTGCAGCAACAGGGGATCAGCGCGTCATGA
- a CDS encoding hydroxyacid dehydrogenase, with translation MTELQHRPTALLVMEERRRDDVYPEAVLKEIGTLVDLREPLTRERLAEDPAALEGVEILLSGWGAPVLDSVLLGHAPDLRAVLVAAGSVRPLTTPEFWARELPIVSAAAANAVPVAEFTLAQVLLGLKQVHRISREIRERKAYPPDPRVAGAYRSRVGLLGLGEIGALVASHLRNFDVEVLASDPVVGAAAAAELGVRLVELDELFATSAVVSLHAPLLPETEGLVNGELVARMGIGATLINTARGAVVDEPSVVPVLSERPDLTAILDVTWPEPPAPDSPLYTLPNVVLTPHLAGALGAERARMGELVAGELRRFVLGQPLRHAVAPDVAHLRA, from the coding sequence ATGACCGAGCTGCAACACCGCCCGACGGCACTTCTCGTGATGGAGGAACGCCGCCGCGACGACGTTTACCCCGAGGCGGTGCTGAAGGAGATCGGCACGCTGGTGGACCTGCGTGAGCCGCTCACCCGCGAGCGCCTGGCGGAGGACCCGGCGGCCCTGGAGGGCGTCGAAATCCTGCTCTCGGGCTGGGGAGCGCCGGTTCTGGACTCCGTCCTGTTGGGACACGCGCCGGATCTGCGCGCCGTACTCGTCGCCGCCGGATCGGTCCGGCCGTTGACCACGCCCGAGTTCTGGGCGCGCGAGCTCCCGATCGTGTCCGCCGCGGCCGCGAACGCCGTCCCGGTCGCCGAGTTCACGCTGGCCCAGGTCCTCTTAGGACTCAAGCAGGTGCATCGGATCTCCCGCGAGATCCGGGAGCGGAAGGCGTACCCGCCCGATCCGAGGGTCGCCGGGGCGTACCGCTCCCGCGTCGGCCTGCTCGGACTCGGCGAGATCGGTGCTCTCGTCGCGTCGCATCTGCGGAATTTCGACGTCGAAGTGCTCGCGAGCGACCCCGTCGTGGGCGCCGCGGCCGCCGCCGAACTCGGCGTACGGCTGGTGGAACTGGACGAACTGTTCGCCACGAGCGCCGTCGTCAGCCTGCACGCGCCGCTGCTGCCGGAGACCGAAGGGCTGGTGAACGGGGAGCTGGTGGCCAGGATGGGCATCGGCGCGACCCTGATCAACACCGCCCGCGGCGCCGTTGTCGACGAACCGTCGGTCGTCCCCGTGCTGAGCGAGCGGCCGGACCTCACGGCGATCCTCGACGTCACCTGGCCCGAACCGCCCGCGCCGGACTCGCCGCTGTACACGCTGCCGAATGTCGTGCTCACCCCGCATCTGGCGGGTGCGCTGGGTGCCGAACGGGCCCGGATGGGCGAGCTCGTGGCGGGGGAGCTGCGGCGGTTCGTGCTCGGCCAGCCGCTGCGGCACGCCGTCGCGCCGGACGTTGCCCACCTGCGGGCCTGA
- a CDS encoding DUF6130 family protein has protein sequence MPALGKFALIAVLFTAACSAPPPVAAPPAPAAVAGWAPAPVVPLPSQPAPALVVDAPLPEQLAMGLVVLRYRAENLRIVPVYGPAALDVSPRIGHIHVTVDDAAWHWADGSGEPLIIQSLPAGPHKVWIGLADPTHKILDEKTVNFVVPVHNGHH, from the coding sequence ATGCCCGCTCTGGGAAAGTTCGCCCTCATCGCCGTTCTGTTCACCGCCGCCTGCAGTGCTCCGCCACCGGTGGCCGCTCCCCCTGCCCCTGCCGCCGTCGCCGGCTGGGCGCCCGCTCCCGTGGTGCCGCTGCCGTCCCAGCCGGCACCCGCGCTCGTCGTGGACGCGCCCTTGCCCGAACAGCTCGCGATGGGCCTGGTCGTCCTGCGTTACCGGGCGGAGAACCTCCGGATCGTCCCCGTCTACGGCCCGGCCGCCCTCGACGTCTCGCCGCGGATCGGCCACATCCACGTGACCGTCGACGACGCGGCATGGCATTGGGCGGACGGCAGCGGCGAACCGCTGATCATCCAGTCGCTCCCGGCGGGACCGCACAAGGTGTGGATCGGCCTGGCCGATCCGACGCACAAGATCCTCGACGAGAAGACCGTGAACTTCGTCGTCCCCGTCCACAATGGACACCACTGA